The following coding sequences are from one Humulus lupulus chromosome X, drHumLupu1.1, whole genome shotgun sequence window:
- the LOC133807288 gene encoding uncharacterized protein LOC133807288 isoform X1, which produces MATVPVADHRHLRLDSIPLIDLRLLSQSDLFSLSLTSSTSHPLRRCDDDVLIPKIDRSVFNESAGSRKQTYSRLRLASRNSKLSPSSSAAVVTPPPAEPLDQESFQIIGLLKQLFTDESRGELVSVPIDYNDSVPEPFCDVVQNVPIDVVVDPAIKKRKRGRPRKNAVPELSCKVENGAFGLGDLSLVSPNSLLYSSGGDIRSVSVLSNAELSNAKPGSFSAPVASNKVLEDSAASIVGGQVKRKRGRPRKNEIPYVENAKGGDAAVCDAKARREKKEELVNENWNGNGVNLGALGNAENPFEEELMKRTQGLKTEAELLGFLGGLEGEWGSWRRKKKIVQASEFGNVLPNGWKIMLSLKRREGRVSLFCRRFVSPNGQQFVSYKEVSSYLLSSFGLQDAGHLKPSLADCKIQEVANQGGSGDDANLLFEDAKNANELISCSRVPSTSTTDDWKQDMLLETRNTWDVPIANVLIRCHHHAMTFDEKNDLVHHLFSSHKDANGCNSVFCEGLIFKNGNYECQFCHKILDEKFCHNDHVATHVKDDVESIEVSQGPTSTTKKSDPSLSGISPTSLQMNESLGIDEEQPPTMPAKDEVSCGEIKEDNVTLTCHSSRCQDSCIQNTDRGEVVSISYEEQVTDHSIDKKDQEYCEKQAIVCHMINDESGRHEEAIKNAVNSNNEDKDIYERSDGMDVVKCIPNGSMEEPKLVIDPQAGLFSSEENICSIDDFEYQQFASGVGNRNGESISDHCGLGNEEECAPVKDENGFLGSVHEKSTELGFCGSLIDEKTHLVGKDVSNASNVSCGTFYESKNIGSSSDCVTSNTDAITIGDRNLESVFGVPPLNEQDFSYAVNTERPSFKMEEPWSERSFQGDVFSAFVDEKNVNKSSIGAVDVTNCKSSEFNLAFDSKGQRVQAQTISCMDQVGNNGRDSRLLSSYEHTFASEDSGACSGKIEKVDQGRDFLQSDLLNQFDYEQPYDGVYNVNNLTSSSMDDSKIKEVKCLSNNEVSHDFGGNYSGVGSNAATITVEGMSSEGYSFGISGSNQTFPITNDVPDIYSGTVKELEPKRDSKIGLIYPSGRDKIHAVGDNLDGGSTGTHWQRPESEDTTKSGNGMPITGSVKQAQTLGDATPEHIWRTNEQIFQSRRLADTLSLSMQMSGPYLNSNVISDKDAYGNLSAEEKFESLSGLEGLGSVSMDQLQFNLVTAQGTRSNESKGFSHTEMNQGFDSSFGLSDEASTFPPKTSSRHQNITVCVWCGEEFYYEGVSSGTELESMGIMCANCQDKFSG; this is translated from the exons ATGGCTACCGTCCCCGTCGCCGACCACCGCCACCTCCGGCTGGACTCGATCCCCCTCATCGACCTCCGCCTTCTTTCTCAGTCCGACCTCTTTTCCCTATCTCTCACTTCCTCCACTTCTCACCCCCTCCGCCGATGCGACGACGACGTTTTGATCCCCAAGATTGACCGTTCCGTCTTCAACGAGTCCGCCGGAAGCCGCAAGCAGACCTACTCACGCCTCCGCCTCGCCTCTCGTAACTCGAAATTGTCTCCTTCCTCTTCCGCCGCCGTCGTTACCCCACCGCCCGCCGAACCCCTCGACCAGGAGAGCTTTCAGATAATCGGCCTCCTCAAGCAGTTGTTCACCGACGAATCTAGAGGCGAACTTGTTAGCGTACCTATCGATTACAATGATTCCGTTCCGGAGCCTTTCTGTGATGTGGTGCAGAACGTCCCCATTGACGTCGTGGTCGATCCCGCTATCAAGAAACGGAAACGAGGGCGTCCGCGGAAGAATGCGGTTCCGGAGTTATCCTGTAAGGTTGAGAATGGGGCTTTTGGGTTGGGGGATCTGTCGCTGGTTTCGCCCAATTCTTTGTTGTACAGTTCCGGTGGAGACATTCGTTCTGTTTCGGTACTGTCCAATGCAGAATTGAGTAATGCTAAGCCTGGCAGTTTTTCCGCACCGGTTGCGTCGAACAAGGTTTTGGAAGATTCTGCGGCAAGTATTGTTGGTGGTCAGGTGAAGCGCAAGCGAGGGCGGCCGCGTAAGAACGAAATTCCCTATGTTGAGAATGCCAAGGGTGGCGATGCGGCTGTTTGTGATGCAAAGgcaagaagggaaaagaaagaggagTTGGTGAATGAGAATTGGAATGGAAATGGTGTGAATTTGGGTGCTTTGGGGAATGCTGAGAACCCATTTGAGGAGGAGTTGATGAAGAGGACGCAAGGGTTGAAGACAGAGGCGGAGTTATTAGGGTTTCTGGGAGGGTTGGAAGGGGAGTGGGGGAGttggaggaggaagaagaagattgTTCAGGCCAGTGAGTTTGGAAACGTTCTACCGAATGGTTGGAAGATTATGCTCTCTCTAAAGAGAAGAGAAGGCCGTGTCTCACTCTTTTGTAGGCGATTCGTTAG CCCTAATGGGCAGCAGTTTGTCTCGTACAAAGAGGTTTCCTCCTACTTGCTATCCTCTTTTGGACTTCAAGATGCAGGCCATTTAAAACCTAGTCTTGCTGATTGTAAAATTCAGGAGGTTGCTAATCAAGGGGGTTCTGGAGAT GATGCAAATCTTTTGTTTGAAGATGCTAAGAATGCAAATGAGCTCATAAGCTGCTCAAGAGTTCCAAGTACCTCTACAACTGATGATTGGAAGCAGGACATGCTCTTGGAAACCAGAAATACGTGGGATGTTCCGATAGCAAATGTCTTAATTAGATGCCACCATCATGCGATGACTTTTGATGAGAAAAATGACTTAGTCCATCACCTTTTCTCATCTCATAAGGATGCGAATGGGTGTAATTCTGTATTTTGTGAGGGACTTATATTTAAAAATGGGAATTATGAATGCCAGTTCTGCCACAAAATATTAGATGAAAAGTTTTGTCATAATGATCATGTTGCAACCCATGTGAAGGATGATGTGGAGAGCATTGAAGTCTCACAAGGACCGACAAGCACAACAAAGAAATCTGATCCTTCACTAAGTGGTATTTCACCGACATCCTTGCAGATGAATGAATCACTTGGAATTGATGAAGAACAACCTCCTACCATGCCTGCTAAAGATGAAGTGAGTTGTGGAGAAATAAAAGAAGATAATGTCACTTTAACTTGTCACTCTTCTAGATGTCAGGATTCTTGCATTCAAAATACAGATAGAGGCGAAGTTGTTTCAATTTCGTATGAAGAGCAAGTTACAGATCATAGCATAGACAAAAAAGATCAGGAATATTGTGAGAAACAAGCCATAGTTTGTCATATGATCAATGATGAGTCAGGAAGGCATGAGGAGGCTATTAAAAATGCTGTGAATTCTAACAATGAGGACAAAGATATTTATGAACGTTCTGATGGAATGGATGTTGTCAAGTGCATTCCTAATGGCTCTATGGAGGAGCCTAAATTAGTTATTGATCCTCAAGCTGGTTTATTTTCCAGCGAGGAAAATATTTGTAGTATTGATGATTTTGAATATCAGCAATTTGCTAGTGGAGTGGGAAATAGGAATGGTGAGTCAATATCTGATCATTGTGGGCTTGGGAATGAAGAAGAATGTGCCCCAGTAAAGGATGAAAATGGATTTCTGGGTTCTGTGCATGAAAAAAGTACTGAACTTGGTTTTTGTGGTTCATTAATTGATGAGAAAACACATTTGGTTGGCAAAGATGTCAGTAATGCCAGTAATGTTTCGTGTGGCACTTTCTATGAGTCTAAAAATATTGGCTCTAGCAGTGATTGTGTTACATCAAACACGGATGCTATTACTATTGGTGATAGAAACTTGGAAAGCGTTTTTGGTGTTCCTCCTTTAAATGAGCAAGATTTTAGTTATGCTGTTAACACAGAGAGGCCCAGTTTTAAAATGGAGGAACCCTGGTCAGAAAGGAGTTTCCAAGGTGATGTATTTTCAGCATTTGTTGATGAAAAAAATGTTAATAAGTCCTCTATTGGTGCTGTTGATGTGACAAACTGTAAGAGTAGTGAATTTAACCTTGCTTTTGATAGCAAGGGCCAGAGAGTACAAGCACAGACCATCTCTTGCATGGATCAAGTTGGAAACAATGGAAGAGATTCACGTCTTTTATCTTCATACGAACATACGTTTGCTTCAGAAGATAGTGGGGCTTGCAGTGGAAAAATAGAGAAAGTTGACCAGGGAAGAGATTTTTTGCAAAGTGATCTGCTAAACCAATTTGATTATGAACAACCCTATGATGGAGTATATAATGTTAATAACCTAACATCAAGTTCAATGGATGACTCCAAAATCAAGGAAGTGAAGTGCTTATCGAATAATGAGGTTTCACATGATTTTGGCGGCAATTATTCAGGAGTGGGTTCTAATGCTGCTACAATCACCGTGGAGGGAATGAGTTCCGAAGGGTATTCCTTTGGTATTTCAGGAAGTAACCAAACATTTCCCATCACAAATGATGTGCCTGATATTTACAGTGGAACTGTAAAGGAGCTTGAGCCGAAAAGAGATTCTAAAATTGGTTTAATTTATCCATCTGGTAGAGACAAAATACATGCTGTTGGAGATAATCTGGATGGTGGTTCTACTGGCACACATTGGCAGCGGCCTGAATCTGAGGATACTACCAAGTCTGGGAACGGGATGCCTATTACTGGCTCAGTAAAGCAGGCACAAACACTTGGAGATGCCACGCCTGAGCATATCTGGAGAACTAATGAACAAATCTTCCAGTCGAGAAGATTAGCTGACACTTTGTCACTTTCAATGCAAATGTCGGGCCCTTATTTGAACTCCAATGTAATTTCAGACAAG GATGCCTATGGAAATCTGAGTGCCGAGGAGAAGTTTGAGAGCCTATCAGGTCTGGAAGGGCTAGGATCAGTCAGCATGGATCAGTTGCAGTTCAATCTTGTGACTGCTCAAGGAACACGTTCTAATGAATCAAAGGGCTTCTCGCATACAGAGATGAATCAAGGCTTTGATTCTTCTTTTGGCCTTTCAGATGAAGCATCAACTTTTCCACCAAAGACATCTAGCAGGCATCAAAACATTACTGTCTGTGTCTGGTGTGGAGAGGAATTTTATTATGAGGGTGTTAGCTCTGGAACAGAATTAGAGtcaatgggaattatgtgtgcgAACTGCCAGGATAAGTTCTCTGGTTAA
- the LOC133807294 gene encoding 5'-adenylylsulfate reductase-like 4 isoform X2 — translation MGVRVWISGILMMLLWESLASSAEPGFCSPISVTDSILGFRESSCPLYPDSLSFGFNGVTEGDEVSLQRALNMVHKNSYDYVAVLFYASWCPFSRTFRRTFSILSSLYPSIPHFAIEESAIRPSILSKYGVHGFPTLFILNSTMRIRYHGSRTPSSLISFYSDVTGIMTASHDEASLDKIGSSSNHEKNGNSEQESCPFSWARSPENLLRQETYLALATTFVVLRLLYLIFPTLLVFSQCAWRRYIRNMRFGALLEHPIAYLKRAVQLSNSLKEPCKRSNLQEGAMNAKAWASKSLATVSIGDASTSSRCVPVNECH, via the exons ATGGGGGTTAGGGTTTGGATTAGCGGGATCCTTATGATGCTTTTATGGGAAAGCCTTGCCTCCTCTGCTGAACCCGGCTTTTGCTCTCCAATTTCCGTTACTGATTCGATCTTAGGGTTCCGAGAATCCAGCTGCCCTCTTTACCCCGATTCGCTCTCCTTTGGTTTCAATGGTGTTACAGag GGAGATGAGGTTTCATTACAAAGGGCCCTGAACATGGTTCACAAGAATAGTTATGATTATGTGGCTGTGCTTTTCTATGCCTCTTGGTGTCCTTTCTCGAGGACCTTTAGGCGAACCTTCTCCATCCTGTCTTCTCTATATCCTTCCATACCGCATTTTGCCATTGAAGAATCAGCTATCAGGCCAAG TATTCTCTCAAAGTATGGAGTTCATGGATTTCCTACTCTCTTCATTTTAAATTCTACAATGCGTATTCGATATCATGGCTCTCGAACCCCTTCTTCTCTGATTTCTTTCTACAGCGATGTTACTG GCATCATGACTGCATCGCATGATGAAGCGTCACTAGACAAAATTGGAAGCTCGTCAAATCACGAGAAGAATGGCAACTCCGAGCAGGAAAGCTGCCCATTCTCATGGGCAAGGTCTCCAGAGAACTTGCTCCGTCAAGAAACATATCTGGCACTGGCCACCACGTTCGTGGTACTGAGATTGCTCTACTTAATTTTTCCTACTTTGCTTGTATTTTCTCAATGTGCTTGGAGAAGGTACATCCGAAACATGAGATTCGGCGCCTTGTTGGAGCATCCCATCGCCTATCTTAAGCGAGCGGTACAGTTATCAAATTCCTTAAAGGAGCCTTGTAAGAGGAGCAATTTGCAGGAAGGAGCCATGAATGCAAAAGCGTGGGCTTCAAAGTCCCTTGCCACTGTTTCAATCGGCGATGCAAGCACCAGCAGCCGGTGTGTGCCAGTGAATGAATGCCACTAA
- the LOC133807290 gene encoding casein kinase 1-like protein 3: MERKVGQKYKLGRKIGSGSFGEIFIATHVDTNEIVAIKIENGKTKHPQLLYEAKVYRILQGGSGIANTKWSGVDGDDNILVLDVLGPSLEDLLVYCGRSFSLKTILMLADQMITRIEYVHSKGFLHRDIKPDNFLMGLGRKANQVYIIDFGLAKRYRDPASNRHIPYRENKNLTGTARYASCNTHLGIEQSRRDDLESLGYVLLYFLRGSLPWQGLKAATKKQKYDKIREKKVSTPIEVLCKSHPVEFASYFHYCHSLTFDQRPDYGFLKRLFRDLFTREGFEFDYVFDWTIMKYQQSQQAKAQPQLSPVGVGSSRAQQMGVSKLKEPRSSSNLANPDVHTHFRSPTATQISGAEKSIAKNVVSNVPVASTSFGSRRNLPNAEGQSENAKKREVSSSSWFPTLNRISSAK, translated from the exons ATGGAGAGGAAAGTTGGACAAAAGTATAAGTTGGGTCGCAAAATTGGCAGCGGTTCCTTCGGTGAAATATTTATTG CAACCCATGTCGACACTAACGAGATCGTCGCGATCAAGATT GAGAATGGCAAAACAAAACATCCACAACTTCTCTATGAGGCCAAGGTGTATAGAATTCTTCAGGGTGGAA GTGGTATCGCAAATACTAAATGGTCCGGCGTAGACGGTGATGACAATATCCTTGTCCTTGATGTTTTAGGACCAAGTCTTGAAGACCTCCTTGTGTACTGTGGGAGAAGCTTTTCACTTAAAACGATCTTGATGTTGGCTGATCAAATG ATCACTAGAATAGAGTATGTGCATTCCAAAGGGTTCTTGCATAGAGACATCAAACCAGATAACTTCCTAATGGGTCTTGGCAGGAAAGCAAATCAG GTTTACATTATAGATTTTGGTCTTGCAAAAAGATATCGGGATCCTGCCTCAAACAGACACATTCCTTACAG AGAGAACAAAAACCTAACAGGAACTGCACGTTATGCAAGTTGCAATACTCATTTGGGAATTG AGCAAAGTCGCCGGGATGATTTGGAGTCTCTTGGTTATGTTCTTCTGTACTTCTTAAGAGGAAG CCTTCCTTGGCAAGGTCTAAAAGCTGCCACAAAAAAGCAAAAGTATGACAAGATACGTGAGAAGAAGGTCTCAACACCCATTGAG GTTCTATGCAAGTCACATCCTGTGGAGTTCGCATCATACTTCCATTATTGCCATTCCTTAACTTTTGATCAACGCCCTGATTATGGGTTCTTGAAGCGCCTGTTTCGCGATTTATTTACTCGGGAAG gatttgaatttgattatgtATTTGACTGGACAATTATGAAGTACCAGCAGTCACAACAAGCAAAAGCGCAGCCCCAATTATCT CCAGTTGGTGTAGGTAGCAGTCGAGCACAGCAGATGGGAGTAAGTAAGCTTAAAG AACCTAGAAGCTCAAGTAACCTTGCAAACCCAGATGTTCATACGCATTTCAGATCTCCAACAGCAACCCAAATCTCAGGTGCTGAAAAGTCAATCGCTAAAAAT GTTGTGAGCAATGTGCCAGTTGCTTCCACTTCATTTGGTAGCAGAAGAAACCTTCCCAATGCAGAAGGGCAATCTGAAAATGCAAAAAAGAGAGAAGTTTCTTCAAGCAGCTGGTTCCCAACATTAAACAGAATTTCTTCCGCAAAGTAA
- the LOC133807288 gene encoding uncharacterized protein LOC133807288 isoform X2 encodes MATVPVADHRHLRLDSIPLIDLRLLSQSDLFSLSLTSSTSHPLRRCDDDVLIPKIDRSVFNESAGSRKQTYSRLRLASRNSKLSPSSSAAVVTPPPAEPLDQESFQIIGLLKQLFTDESRGELVSVPIDYNDSVPEPFCDVVQNVPIDVVVDPAIKKRKRGRPRKNAVPELSCKVENGAFGLGDLSLVSPNSLLYSSGGDIRSVSVLSNAELSNAKPGSFSAPVASNKVLEDSAASIVGGQVKRKRGRPRKNEIPYVENAKGGDAAVCDAKARREKKEELVNENWNGNGVNLGALGNAENPFEEELMKRTQGLKTEAELLGFLGGLEGEWGSWRRKKKIVQASEFGNVLPNGWKIMLSLKRREGRVSLFCRRFVSPNGQQFVSYKEVSSYLLSSFGLQDAGHLKPSLADCKIQEDANLLFEDAKNANELISCSRVPSTSTTDDWKQDMLLETRNTWDVPIANVLIRCHHHAMTFDEKNDLVHHLFSSHKDANGCNSVFCEGLIFKNGNYECQFCHKILDEKFCHNDHVATHVKDDVESIEVSQGPTSTTKKSDPSLSGISPTSLQMNESLGIDEEQPPTMPAKDEVSCGEIKEDNVTLTCHSSRCQDSCIQNTDRGEVVSISYEEQVTDHSIDKKDQEYCEKQAIVCHMINDESGRHEEAIKNAVNSNNEDKDIYERSDGMDVVKCIPNGSMEEPKLVIDPQAGLFSSEENICSIDDFEYQQFASGVGNRNGESISDHCGLGNEEECAPVKDENGFLGSVHEKSTELGFCGSLIDEKTHLVGKDVSNASNVSCGTFYESKNIGSSSDCVTSNTDAITIGDRNLESVFGVPPLNEQDFSYAVNTERPSFKMEEPWSERSFQGDVFSAFVDEKNVNKSSIGAVDVTNCKSSEFNLAFDSKGQRVQAQTISCMDQVGNNGRDSRLLSSYEHTFASEDSGACSGKIEKVDQGRDFLQSDLLNQFDYEQPYDGVYNVNNLTSSSMDDSKIKEVKCLSNNEVSHDFGGNYSGVGSNAATITVEGMSSEGYSFGISGSNQTFPITNDVPDIYSGTVKELEPKRDSKIGLIYPSGRDKIHAVGDNLDGGSTGTHWQRPESEDTTKSGNGMPITGSVKQAQTLGDATPEHIWRTNEQIFQSRRLADTLSLSMQMSGPYLNSNVISDKDAYGNLSAEEKFESLSGLEGLGSVSMDQLQFNLVTAQGTRSNESKGFSHTEMNQGFDSSFGLSDEASTFPPKTSSRHQNITVCVWCGEEFYYEGVSSGTELESMGIMCANCQDKFSG; translated from the exons ATGGCTACCGTCCCCGTCGCCGACCACCGCCACCTCCGGCTGGACTCGATCCCCCTCATCGACCTCCGCCTTCTTTCTCAGTCCGACCTCTTTTCCCTATCTCTCACTTCCTCCACTTCTCACCCCCTCCGCCGATGCGACGACGACGTTTTGATCCCCAAGATTGACCGTTCCGTCTTCAACGAGTCCGCCGGAAGCCGCAAGCAGACCTACTCACGCCTCCGCCTCGCCTCTCGTAACTCGAAATTGTCTCCTTCCTCTTCCGCCGCCGTCGTTACCCCACCGCCCGCCGAACCCCTCGACCAGGAGAGCTTTCAGATAATCGGCCTCCTCAAGCAGTTGTTCACCGACGAATCTAGAGGCGAACTTGTTAGCGTACCTATCGATTACAATGATTCCGTTCCGGAGCCTTTCTGTGATGTGGTGCAGAACGTCCCCATTGACGTCGTGGTCGATCCCGCTATCAAGAAACGGAAACGAGGGCGTCCGCGGAAGAATGCGGTTCCGGAGTTATCCTGTAAGGTTGAGAATGGGGCTTTTGGGTTGGGGGATCTGTCGCTGGTTTCGCCCAATTCTTTGTTGTACAGTTCCGGTGGAGACATTCGTTCTGTTTCGGTACTGTCCAATGCAGAATTGAGTAATGCTAAGCCTGGCAGTTTTTCCGCACCGGTTGCGTCGAACAAGGTTTTGGAAGATTCTGCGGCAAGTATTGTTGGTGGTCAGGTGAAGCGCAAGCGAGGGCGGCCGCGTAAGAACGAAATTCCCTATGTTGAGAATGCCAAGGGTGGCGATGCGGCTGTTTGTGATGCAAAGgcaagaagggaaaagaaagaggagTTGGTGAATGAGAATTGGAATGGAAATGGTGTGAATTTGGGTGCTTTGGGGAATGCTGAGAACCCATTTGAGGAGGAGTTGATGAAGAGGACGCAAGGGTTGAAGACAGAGGCGGAGTTATTAGGGTTTCTGGGAGGGTTGGAAGGGGAGTGGGGGAGttggaggaggaagaagaagattgTTCAGGCCAGTGAGTTTGGAAACGTTCTACCGAATGGTTGGAAGATTATGCTCTCTCTAAAGAGAAGAGAAGGCCGTGTCTCACTCTTTTGTAGGCGATTCGTTAG CCCTAATGGGCAGCAGTTTGTCTCGTACAAAGAGGTTTCCTCCTACTTGCTATCCTCTTTTGGACTTCAAGATGCAGGCCATTTAAAACCTAGTCTTGCTGATTGTAAAATTCAGGAG GATGCAAATCTTTTGTTTGAAGATGCTAAGAATGCAAATGAGCTCATAAGCTGCTCAAGAGTTCCAAGTACCTCTACAACTGATGATTGGAAGCAGGACATGCTCTTGGAAACCAGAAATACGTGGGATGTTCCGATAGCAAATGTCTTAATTAGATGCCACCATCATGCGATGACTTTTGATGAGAAAAATGACTTAGTCCATCACCTTTTCTCATCTCATAAGGATGCGAATGGGTGTAATTCTGTATTTTGTGAGGGACTTATATTTAAAAATGGGAATTATGAATGCCAGTTCTGCCACAAAATATTAGATGAAAAGTTTTGTCATAATGATCATGTTGCAACCCATGTGAAGGATGATGTGGAGAGCATTGAAGTCTCACAAGGACCGACAAGCACAACAAAGAAATCTGATCCTTCACTAAGTGGTATTTCACCGACATCCTTGCAGATGAATGAATCACTTGGAATTGATGAAGAACAACCTCCTACCATGCCTGCTAAAGATGAAGTGAGTTGTGGAGAAATAAAAGAAGATAATGTCACTTTAACTTGTCACTCTTCTAGATGTCAGGATTCTTGCATTCAAAATACAGATAGAGGCGAAGTTGTTTCAATTTCGTATGAAGAGCAAGTTACAGATCATAGCATAGACAAAAAAGATCAGGAATATTGTGAGAAACAAGCCATAGTTTGTCATATGATCAATGATGAGTCAGGAAGGCATGAGGAGGCTATTAAAAATGCTGTGAATTCTAACAATGAGGACAAAGATATTTATGAACGTTCTGATGGAATGGATGTTGTCAAGTGCATTCCTAATGGCTCTATGGAGGAGCCTAAATTAGTTATTGATCCTCAAGCTGGTTTATTTTCCAGCGAGGAAAATATTTGTAGTATTGATGATTTTGAATATCAGCAATTTGCTAGTGGAGTGGGAAATAGGAATGGTGAGTCAATATCTGATCATTGTGGGCTTGGGAATGAAGAAGAATGTGCCCCAGTAAAGGATGAAAATGGATTTCTGGGTTCTGTGCATGAAAAAAGTACTGAACTTGGTTTTTGTGGTTCATTAATTGATGAGAAAACACATTTGGTTGGCAAAGATGTCAGTAATGCCAGTAATGTTTCGTGTGGCACTTTCTATGAGTCTAAAAATATTGGCTCTAGCAGTGATTGTGTTACATCAAACACGGATGCTATTACTATTGGTGATAGAAACTTGGAAAGCGTTTTTGGTGTTCCTCCTTTAAATGAGCAAGATTTTAGTTATGCTGTTAACACAGAGAGGCCCAGTTTTAAAATGGAGGAACCCTGGTCAGAAAGGAGTTTCCAAGGTGATGTATTTTCAGCATTTGTTGATGAAAAAAATGTTAATAAGTCCTCTATTGGTGCTGTTGATGTGACAAACTGTAAGAGTAGTGAATTTAACCTTGCTTTTGATAGCAAGGGCCAGAGAGTACAAGCACAGACCATCTCTTGCATGGATCAAGTTGGAAACAATGGAAGAGATTCACGTCTTTTATCTTCATACGAACATACGTTTGCTTCAGAAGATAGTGGGGCTTGCAGTGGAAAAATAGAGAAAGTTGACCAGGGAAGAGATTTTTTGCAAAGTGATCTGCTAAACCAATTTGATTATGAACAACCCTATGATGGAGTATATAATGTTAATAACCTAACATCAAGTTCAATGGATGACTCCAAAATCAAGGAAGTGAAGTGCTTATCGAATAATGAGGTTTCACATGATTTTGGCGGCAATTATTCAGGAGTGGGTTCTAATGCTGCTACAATCACCGTGGAGGGAATGAGTTCCGAAGGGTATTCCTTTGGTATTTCAGGAAGTAACCAAACATTTCCCATCACAAATGATGTGCCTGATATTTACAGTGGAACTGTAAAGGAGCTTGAGCCGAAAAGAGATTCTAAAATTGGTTTAATTTATCCATCTGGTAGAGACAAAATACATGCTGTTGGAGATAATCTGGATGGTGGTTCTACTGGCACACATTGGCAGCGGCCTGAATCTGAGGATACTACCAAGTCTGGGAACGGGATGCCTATTACTGGCTCAGTAAAGCAGGCACAAACACTTGGAGATGCCACGCCTGAGCATATCTGGAGAACTAATGAACAAATCTTCCAGTCGAGAAGATTAGCTGACACTTTGTCACTTTCAATGCAAATGTCGGGCCCTTATTTGAACTCCAATGTAATTTCAGACAAG GATGCCTATGGAAATCTGAGTGCCGAGGAGAAGTTTGAGAGCCTATCAGGTCTGGAAGGGCTAGGATCAGTCAGCATGGATCAGTTGCAGTTCAATCTTGTGACTGCTCAAGGAACACGTTCTAATGAATCAAAGGGCTTCTCGCATACAGAGATGAATCAAGGCTTTGATTCTTCTTTTGGCCTTTCAGATGAAGCATCAACTTTTCCACCAAAGACATCTAGCAGGCATCAAAACATTACTGTCTGTGTCTGGTGTGGAGAGGAATTTTATTATGAGGGTGTTAGCTCTGGAACAGAATTAGAGtcaatgggaattatgtgtgcgAACTGCCAGGATAAGTTCTCTGGTTAA
- the LOC133807294 gene encoding 5'-adenylylsulfate reductase-like 4 isoform X1 — translation MGVRVWISGILMMLLWESLASSAEPGFCSPISVTDSILGFRESSCPLYPDSLSFGFNGVTEGDEVSLQRALNMVHKNSYDYVAVLFYASWCPFSRTFRRTFSILSSLYPSIPHFAIEESAIRPSFCSILSKYGVHGFPTLFILNSTMRIRYHGSRTPSSLISFYSDVTGIMTASHDEASLDKIGSSSNHEKNGNSEQESCPFSWARSPENLLRQETYLALATTFVVLRLLYLIFPTLLVFSQCAWRRYIRNMRFGALLEHPIAYLKRAVQLSNSLKEPCKRSNLQEGAMNAKAWASKSLATVSIGDASTSSRCVPVNECH, via the exons ATGGGGGTTAGGGTTTGGATTAGCGGGATCCTTATGATGCTTTTATGGGAAAGCCTTGCCTCCTCTGCTGAACCCGGCTTTTGCTCTCCAATTTCCGTTACTGATTCGATCTTAGGGTTCCGAGAATCCAGCTGCCCTCTTTACCCCGATTCGCTCTCCTTTGGTTTCAATGGTGTTACAGag GGAGATGAGGTTTCATTACAAAGGGCCCTGAACATGGTTCACAAGAATAGTTATGATTATGTGGCTGTGCTTTTCTATGCCTCTTGGTGTCCTTTCTCGAGGACCTTTAGGCGAACCTTCTCCATCCTGTCTTCTCTATATCCTTCCATACCGCATTTTGCCATTGAAGAATCAGCTATCAGGCCAAG TTTCTGCAGTATTCTCTCAAAGTATGGAGTTCATGGATTTCCTACTCTCTTCATTTTAAATTCTACAATGCGTATTCGATATCATGGCTCTCGAACCCCTTCTTCTCTGATTTCTTTCTACAGCGATGTTACTG GCATCATGACTGCATCGCATGATGAAGCGTCACTAGACAAAATTGGAAGCTCGTCAAATCACGAGAAGAATGGCAACTCCGAGCAGGAAAGCTGCCCATTCTCATGGGCAAGGTCTCCAGAGAACTTGCTCCGTCAAGAAACATATCTGGCACTGGCCACCACGTTCGTGGTACTGAGATTGCTCTACTTAATTTTTCCTACTTTGCTTGTATTTTCTCAATGTGCTTGGAGAAGGTACATCCGAAACATGAGATTCGGCGCCTTGTTGGAGCATCCCATCGCCTATCTTAAGCGAGCGGTACAGTTATCAAATTCCTTAAAGGAGCCTTGTAAGAGGAGCAATTTGCAGGAAGGAGCCATGAATGCAAAAGCGTGGGCTTCAAAGTCCCTTGCCACTGTTTCAATCGGCGATGCAAGCACCAGCAGCCGGTGTGTGCCAGTGAATGAATGCCACTAA